From Paraflavitalea devenefica, the proteins below share one genomic window:
- a CDS encoding mandelate racemase/muconate lactonizing enzyme family protein, translated as MTNSRRSFITKAAIAAAMTPLASLSSFGKEYEQAIDRTPKSSPPSDLKITDVKCGYIRGSLFVKIYSNQDIWGCGEGVDAIPGTYHLVKNFGERIKGKNPLNVHRLFEDIRKSGFFQGAQSGMYVAVLSAIESALWDLAGKALKLPVYQLLGGKFRDKVRVYCDTALYQRNLPKPADFAEAAKNARKMGFNAIKFDLDQANDPNKYDWYNWTASPAELQRMYDQLAAAREAVGPNIDICADMHGRYDAVTAQAIAKRVEPLNLMWLEEPVPAENVEAYKLITESTSTPICAGENHYLAYGFRRMLEIGAVDIVMPDLQKCGGLGEGQRIANLANLYYVPFAPHMVASFLGAMACAHVCASVPNFMIMEWQSYFHTQPMFKEIVTFEGEWVKDSFITVSDKPGIGVEINEAGMKKYAIPGVPFFE; from the coding sequence ATTCATAACCAAGGCCGCTATCGCAGCCGCCATGACACCATTGGCCTCCTTATCTTCCTTCGGCAAGGAATATGAACAGGCAATAGACCGCACGCCCAAGAGTTCTCCCCCCTCCGACCTCAAGATCACCGACGTGAAATGCGGTTACATCAGGGGCAGCCTCTTCGTAAAAATATACAGCAACCAGGATATCTGGGGATGTGGTGAAGGCGTGGATGCCATTCCCGGCACTTATCATCTCGTGAAGAATTTCGGCGAGCGCATCAAAGGAAAAAATCCGCTGAATGTGCACCGGCTCTTTGAAGACATCCGCAAGTCGGGTTTCTTCCAGGGAGCGCAGTCGGGCATGTATGTAGCAGTATTGTCGGCCATCGAATCGGCCTTGTGGGACCTCGCGGGTAAAGCCCTGAAACTGCCGGTGTACCAGTTGCTGGGCGGCAAATTCCGCGACAAGGTGCGTGTGTATTGCGATACCGCATTGTACCAGCGCAACCTGCCCAAACCTGCTGACTTTGCCGAAGCCGCTAAAAACGCCAGGAAGATGGGCTTCAATGCCATCAAGTTCGACCTGGACCAGGCCAACGATCCCAACAAATACGATTGGTACAACTGGACTGCCAGTCCGGCCGAGCTGCAACGCATGTACGATCAACTGGCTGCCGCCCGGGAGGCAGTAGGTCCCAACATCGACATCTGTGCCGACATGCACGGCCGTTATGATGCAGTAACTGCACAGGCCATTGCCAAACGGGTGGAGCCATTAAACCTGATGTGGCTGGAAGAGCCGGTACCGGCGGAGAATGTAGAAGCCTATAAACTGATCACCGAATCCACCAGCACGCCCATCTGTGCCGGCGAGAACCATTACCTGGCGTATGGTTTCCGAAGGATGCTGGAGATCGGCGCAGTAGACATCGTCATGCCCGACCTGCAAAAGTGTGGCGGCCTGGGCGAAGGGCAGCGCATTGCCAACCTCGCCAATTTATACTATGTACCTTTTGCGCCCCACATGGTGGCTTCGTTCCTGGGTGCCATGGCCTGCGCGCATGTGTGCGCCTCAGTTCCCAACTTCATGATCATGGAATGGCAGTCTTACTTTCATACCCAGCCTATGTTCAAGGAGATTGTGACTTTTGAAGGTGAATGGGTAAAGGACAGTTTTATCACGGTATCGGATAAACCGGGTATCGGCGTAGAGATCAATGAAGCGGGGATGAAGAAGTATGCGATACCGGGCGTGCCGTTTTTTGAGTAG
- a CDS encoding AAA family ATPase, which translates to MELTKLSVDKLFESFSYTINLNSKEKITLLHGQNGLGKTVILRMVQHFFDQNFIELKSIQFDHFCLFFGNNIEIKITRLIKNSEIQLRIERYTNGKRTEDPFITKDTHSQKRYRNIKYSHSQPYIFEIDELFDERINYREIEYIVQSALPELRLVGPGVWLDLKTRREYTLPQLIEKFNKHLPKSLIDIFEFPKWLSEITQSQKIRFIETQRLLNRIKSEDSKYKSAVIEFSQAIIDTIKTTRAEASDRASKLDRTYPKRLLEKLSNKDNINESQIADSLLVLEDKRKLLNGVGLIDAEEEYIQPYIGIQQNEIIKSVLELYITDSNEKLSVYDYLSKRIKLFLDIINRRFLYKTFYIDKQLGFIFKSNITKKDIPLSGLSSGEQHELVLFYILLFNTPKGSLLLIDEPEISLHISWQKHFIDDLKEVIKINEMEILIATHSPDIIGNNWDLTVQLEGI; encoded by the coding sequence ATGGAACTTACAAAACTAAGTGTTGATAAACTTTTTGAAAGCTTTTCCTACACAATCAACCTTAACTCTAAAGAAAAGATTACACTTCTACATGGACAAAATGGGTTGGGGAAAACAGTAATCCTACGAATGGTTCAGCATTTCTTTGATCAAAATTTCATAGAACTCAAATCGATTCAATTTGACCATTTCTGTTTGTTCTTTGGAAACAACATTGAAATTAAGATTACAAGACTTATTAAAAATAGTGAAATACAACTGAGGATTGAAAGGTACACTAATGGAAAAAGAACTGAAGATCCCTTTATTACCAAAGATACTCATTCTCAAAAAAGATACCGAAATATAAAGTATTCTCATTCTCAACCTTATATTTTTGAAATTGATGAGTTGTTTGATGAAAGAATAAACTATCGGGAGATAGAGTATATTGTACAGTCTGCTTTGCCCGAGTTAAGGTTGGTTGGTCCTGGAGTTTGGCTTGACTTAAAGACCCGTAGAGAATATACTTTGCCCCAGCTTATTGAAAAATTTAATAAGCATCTACCAAAAAGTCTGATTGATATTTTTGAATTTCCCAAATGGCTTAGTGAGATTACTCAAAGTCAAAAAATTAGATTTATCGAAACTCAACGACTATTGAATAGAATTAAATCCGAGGACAGCAAGTATAAGTCTGCCGTTATTGAGTTTAGCCAAGCAATAATTGACACAATTAAAACTACAAGAGCAGAAGCTTCGGACAGAGCATCGAAATTGGACAGAACATATCCGAAAAGATTACTGGAAAAATTGAGCAATAAGGATAATATAAATGAAAGTCAGATAGCGGATAGTTTATTGGTTTTGGAAGATAAAAGAAAATTACTAAATGGTGTTGGGCTTATTGATGCCGAGGAAGAATATATACAACCTTATATTGGTATACAACAAAACGAGATTATTAAAAGTGTATTGGAATTATATATTACTGATAGTAATGAAAAACTTTCTGTGTATGACTATTTAAGTAAGAGAATAAAGCTTTTCTTAGATATCATAAATAGAAGATTTCTCTATAAAACATTTTACATTGATAAGCAACTTGGATTTATATTTAAATCAAACATAACAAAAAAAGATATTCCTCTTTCGGGCCTTTCATCAGGAGAGCAGCACGAACTCGTGCTATTCTATATCCTACTTTTTAATACGCCGAAGGGCTCCCTTTTACTAATTGATGAGCCTGAAATATCGTTGCATATTTCTTGGCAAAAACATTTCATTGATGATTTAAAAGAAGTAATTAAAATTAATGAAATGGAAATTCTAATTGCTACCCATTCACCTGATATTATAGGGAATAACTGGGATTTAACGGTACAATTAGAAGGAATATAA
- a CDS encoding DUF4435 domain-containing protein encodes MIEYLSPDRIANAIVMDSSFNGASLIVEGRRDFLFFHKFISHKSCQIQIAFGKLFVIEVVKILSQRKFERGLGIIDRDFGFLLKQTFENDYLIECDYHDIEMSILDSPCFDTIVATHCSPEKMSSLFSKSSLHLKNKLLELITPLGNLKLANQLHDLGLVFKPQKPEGNALPYSDFIDTKTFTYLGHDKMVSSVFNFSVAKSSKIVSKDVIKTKLVEIESKYYDLMHLCNGHDFTFVFQLSLKKKIGQGDSSEISPKAVEQNLILGYDSSYFIQTTLYNKIKNWETKNKLKVLAF; translated from the coding sequence ATGATTGAATATCTAAGCCCTGATAGGATTGCCAATGCTATTGTAATGGATAGTTCCTTTAATGGAGCCTCATTGATTGTAGAAGGAAGAAGGGATTTTCTTTTTTTTCATAAATTTATCTCTCATAAAAGTTGTCAAATTCAAATTGCATTCGGCAAATTGTTTGTTATCGAAGTTGTTAAGATTCTAAGTCAAAGGAAATTTGAGAGAGGGTTGGGAATAATAGATCGAGATTTTGGATTCCTGCTAAAGCAAACTTTTGAAAATGACTATTTAATTGAATGCGACTATCATGATATAGAAATGTCTATATTAGATTCCCCTTGCTTCGATACAATTGTTGCCACACATTGTAGTCCCGAAAAAATGTCGTCTTTATTCTCAAAATCTTCATTGCATTTAAAAAACAAACTTCTTGAACTGATTACTCCTTTAGGTAACCTAAAATTAGCTAACCAACTACATGATTTAGGGTTGGTATTTAAACCTCAAAAACCTGAAGGGAATGCTTTGCCATACTCAGATTTCATAGATACCAAAACGTTTACATATTTAGGACATGATAAAATGGTTTCTTCCGTATTCAATTTTTCTGTTGCTAAATCGAGTAAAATAGTTTCTAAAGATGTTATAAAAACTAAACTGGTTGAAATTGAAAGTAAGTACTACGATTTAATGCATTTATGCAATGGTCATGATTTTACATTTGTTTTCCAACTAAGCCTAAAGAAAAAGATTGGTCAAGGTGACAGCTCTGAAATAAGCCCGAAGGCTGTAGAGCAAAATTTGATTCTTGGCTATGATTCTTCTTATTTTATTCAAACAACATTGTATAATAAGATCAAAAATTGGGAAACCAAGAATAAGTTAAAAGTTCTTGCATTTTAA